The Blattabacterium cuenoti genome includes a region encoding these proteins:
- a CDS encoding large ribosomal subunit protein uL22, which translates to MKEETSIVSASLNGVRNSPRKVRLIANLIRNKEIQKAIDLLNYSKKRKISIFFKKLLISLLSNWKNKNDQSSYEKEKFLYIKEIKVNQGKTLKRLRPVPQGRGHRIRKRSSNIIVFLDEKKDEKKEV; encoded by the coding sequence ATGAAAGAGGAAACTAGCATAGTTTCAGCTTCTTTGAATGGTGTTAGAAATTCTCCAAGGAAGGTAAGATTGATAGCAAACCTAATTCGAAACAAAGAAATACAAAAAGCTATAGATTTGTTAAATTATAGTAAAAAAAGAAAAATTTCTATTTTTTTCAAAAAATTACTGATCTCTCTATTATCTAACTGGAAAAATAAAAATGATCAATCTTCTTATGAAAAAGAAAAATTTTTATACATAAAAGAAATTAAAGTGAATCAAGGTAAAACTTTGAAAAGATTACGACCTGTTCCTCAAGGAAGAGGCCATAGAATTAGAAAAAGATCAAGTAATATTATAGTTTTTTTGGATGAAAAAAAAGATGAAAAAAAAGAAGTATAA
- the rpsS gene encoding 30S ribosomal protein S19 has product MARSLKKGPYVSQALYKKVLNNIKLDKKTVIKTWSRPSTILPDFVGQTFAVHNGKQFINVYVTENMIGHKLGEFAPTRIFRGHAGSKNKLKIKNQKV; this is encoded by the coding sequence ATGGCAAGATCTTTGAAAAAAGGACCGTATGTTTCTCAAGCATTGTATAAAAAAGTATTGAACAATATTAAATTAGATAAGAAAACTGTAATTAAAACTTGGTCTAGACCTTCTACTATTTTACCTGATTTTGTAGGACAAACTTTTGCCGTTCATAACGGAAAACAATTTATCAATGTATATGTTACAGAAAATATGATTGGGCATAAACTTGGTGAATTTGCTCCAACTCGGATTTTTAGAGGACATGCTGGGTCTAAAAATAAATTGAAAATAAAAAATCAAAAAGTATGA
- the rplB gene encoding 50S ribosomal protein L2 yields the protein MSVKKLKPITPGQRFKIVNSFDKLTSSNCEKTLVKGKCKSGGRNNMGRMTMRYFGGGHKRKYRIIDFKRKKFGIYAVVKSIEYDPNRSSFISLLHYEDGEKRYILTIEGLKVGQKVISGKSIPFNIGNSTFLSDIPLGTNISCIEFKPGQGAKIARSAGSFAQLFAKDEKYATIKLPSGEIRMIMITCMATIGIISNVDHQLEIYGKAGKMRHLGRRPRTRGVAMNPVDHPMGGGEGKASGGIPRDRKGKPSKGFKTRSKKRYSDKYILQRRKK from the coding sequence ATGTCAGTAAAAAAATTAAAACCCATAACACCTGGTCAACGCTTTAAAATTGTAAATTCTTTTGATAAACTTACTAGTTCTAATTGCGAAAAAACTTTAGTGAAAGGAAAATGTAAATCTGGGGGAAGAAATAATATGGGGCGTATGACAATGCGTTATTTTGGAGGAGGACACAAAAGAAAGTACAGAATAATAGATTTTAAAAGAAAAAAATTTGGTATTTATGCGGTTGTGAAATCTATAGAATATGATCCTAATCGATCTTCTTTTATTTCTTTACTTCATTATGAAGACGGAGAAAAAAGATATATTCTAACAATAGAAGGATTAAAAGTGGGACAAAAAGTAATTTCAGGAAAAAGTATTCCTTTTAATATAGGAAATTCTACTTTTTTAAGCGATATCCCTTTGGGAACTAACATATCTTGTATAGAATTTAAACCTGGTCAGGGCGCTAAAATAGCGAGAAGTGCAGGGTCTTTCGCTCAATTATTTGCGAAAGATGAAAAGTATGCTACTATTAAACTTCCTTCTGGAGAAATTAGAATGATAATGATAACTTGTATGGCTACAATTGGAATTATTTCTAATGTTGATCATCAGTTAGAAATATATGGAAAAGCAGGAAAAATGCGTCATTTAGGACGAAGACCTAGAACAAGAGGTGTTGCTATGAATCCAGTAGATCATCCAATGGGTGGAGGAGAAGGGAAAGCTTCTGGTGGAATACCTAGAGATAGAAAAGGAAAACCATCTAAAGGATTTAAAACTCGTTCTAAAAAACGATATTCTGATAAATATATTTTGCAAAGAAGAAAAAAATAA
- the rplW gene encoding 50S ribosomal protein L23 — protein MILIKPFITDKSYKGKKYNCYTFSVNINFDKIQIKKKIKKLFGLNIKNIRTMIYPRKDKSKYTKKGFLYGRTNKIKKVIVQFDKNQEIDLFNINQK, from the coding sequence ATGATTTTAATTAAACCTTTTATCACAGATAAGTCTTATAAAGGAAAGAAATATAATTGTTATACTTTTTCTGTGAATATAAATTTTGATAAAATTCAAATCAAAAAAAAGATAAAAAAATTGTTTGGATTGAACATAAAAAATATCAGAACAATGATTTATCCTAGAAAGGATAAATCTAAGTATACTAAAAAAGGATTTCTTTATGGAAGAACTAATAAAATAAAAAAAGTTATTGTTCAATTTGATAAAAATCAGGAAATTGATTTATTCAATATTAATCAAAAATAA
- the rplD gene encoding 50S ribosomal protein L4: MELKVLDIKGNYTEKKIKFNDKIFFKKSYRHPLYLEIKRYLLAQRQGTHKSKERGELSGSTKKLHRQKGTGGSRKGNIKNPIFRGGGRVFGPKPRKYLTKLNKRTKNIVRKFLIEQKLVHNKVLIIEDFQLETPKTKFILKLLKSLQLTNHKSLMIIGEINKNLYLSSRNLKNFKLLIVNELDCFSLINFAYIIFSENSINRISKFLDSI; the protein is encoded by the coding sequence ATGGAATTAAAAGTTTTAGATATTAAAGGTAACTATACTGAAAAGAAAATAAAATTTAATGATAAGATTTTTTTTAAAAAATCTTATCGTCATCCCTTATATTTAGAAATAAAAAGATATTTATTAGCTCAACGTCAGGGGACACATAAGTCTAAAGAAAGAGGAGAATTGTCTGGAAGCACTAAAAAATTACATAGACAAAAAGGAACAGGAGGTTCTAGAAAAGGAAATATAAAAAACCCTATTTTCAGAGGAGGAGGAAGAGTATTTGGTCCTAAACCAAGGAAATATTTGACAAAATTAAATAAACGTACTAAAAATATAGTTAGAAAATTTCTTATTGAACAAAAATTAGTACATAATAAAGTACTCATTATAGAGGATTTTCAATTAGAAACTCCAAAAACTAAGTTTATTTTAAAATTACTAAAATCTTTACAATTAACTAATCACAAATCATTAATGATAATTGGAGAAATAAATAAAAATTTATATTTGTCTTCTAGAAATTTAAAGAATTTTAAATTATTAATTGTAAATGAATTAGATTGTTTTTCATTAATAAATTTTGCATATATTATTTTTTCAGAAAATTCTATAAATAGAATATCTAAATTTTTAGATTCAATATGA
- the rplC gene encoding 50S ribosomal protein L3 encodes MSGLIGKNIGMTSMFLKNGENVPCTIVQVGPCYIVQIKTIKNDGYSSVQLGIDDKKIKKTNKSLLNHFKKAGLSPKKKLLEFRMNQKIHSNFTMGNLISINFFKEGELVDIKGISKGKGFQGVIKRHNFSGVGEKTHGQHNRLRAPGSIGAGSDPSRVFKGKKMAGKMGKKSVTIKNLEILKIDFDYNIMFLKGSVPGNKNSYLMIQKKEWN; translated from the coding sequence ATGTCTGGATTAATAGGGAAAAATATAGGGATGACTAGTATGTTTTTAAAAAATGGTGAAAATGTTCCATGTACAATTGTGCAAGTAGGTCCTTGTTATATTGTTCAGATAAAAACAATAAAAAATGATGGATATTCTTCTGTTCAGTTGGGTATAGATGATAAAAAAATAAAAAAAACAAACAAATCTTTATTAAATCATTTTAAAAAAGCAGGATTATCTCCTAAAAAAAAATTATTAGAGTTTAGAATGAATCAAAAGATTCATAGTAATTTTACTATGGGGAATTTGATCAGTATTAATTTTTTTAAAGAAGGAGAATTGGTTGATATAAAAGGAATTTCTAAAGGGAAAGGTTTTCAAGGCGTAATTAAAAGACATAATTTTTCAGGAGTAGGCGAAAAAACTCACGGACAACATAATCGTTTGAGAGCTCCAGGATCTATAGGAGCAGGATCTGATCCTTCACGTGTTTTTAAAGGTAAAAAAATGGCTGGTAAAATGGGAAAAAAAAGTGTGACTATTAAAAATTTAGAAATATTAAAGATAGATTTTGATTATAATATTATGTTTTTAAAAGGTTCAGTTCCAGGTAACAAAAATTCATATTTGATGATTCAAAAAAAAGAATGGAATTAA
- the rpsJ gene encoding 30S ribosomal protein S10: MGHDIKIKLKSYDYNLLDKSAEKIVNSVLPTGVVLNGPVPLPTEKKIFTVLRSPHVNKKSREQFFLPTHKRLLQIHNASSKTVDALMKLELPSGVEAEIKV, from the coding sequence ATGGGTCATGATATAAAAATTAAATTGAAATCTTATGATTATAATTTATTAGATAAATCAGCTGAAAAAATTGTAAATTCGGTTCTTCCTACAGGAGTAGTATTAAATGGACCAGTACCTTTACCTACTGAAAAAAAAATATTTACAGTGTTACGTTCTCCTCATGTAAATAAAAAATCGAGAGAACAATTTTTTCTTCCTACTCATAAAAGATTATTGCAAATCCATAATGCTTCGTCTAAAACAGTAGATGCATTAATGAAGTTAGAATTGCCTAGTGGAGTGGAAGCAGAAATAAAAGTATAA
- the fusA gene encoding elongation factor G, protein MARNLKYTRNIGIAAHIDAGKTTTTERVLFYTGINHKIGEVHDGAATMDWMQQEQERGITITSAATCCEWMYNQKKYQINIIDTPGHVDFTVEVERSMRVLDGMVVLFSSVDGVEPQSETVWRQADKYGIPRIAFVNKMDRQGADFFNVCSQIKKILGANSVPIQIPIGIGDNFQGVIDLIANQAIIWDDKNYGMTYQKIPIPDNMKKIVNDHKNQLIEALSEYDDKIMEKFLYSPHSSISQKEIILSLRENTIKMKIIPILCGSSFKNKGVQTMLDAICKYLPSPLDVKDIVGINPINQKEEKRKPNENEPFSALAFKISSDPFVGRLAFFRVYSGKIESGSYSFNVRSGNKERISRIYQMHANKQNPVSKIGAGDIAAVVGFKDIKTGDTLCDEKHPILLEKIFFPEPVIGLAIEPKYKSDIDKMSLALSKLMEEDPTFQVRTDNYTGQTIISGMGELHLEIIVDRMKREFKVEVNQGKPQVEYKEALRNLVEHREIYKKQTGGRGKYADILFRLEPGNIGESGLTFINKIKGGNIPKEYIPSIEKGFKEMMKSGPLSGYEIDNAKVTVLDGSYHSVDSDQLSFELAGKLGFREAAKKAKPILLEPIMKLEVLIPEENMGDIIGDLNRRRGIVQNMKTKNNIKVIQALVPLSEMFGYVTVLRTLSSGRGTSVMEFSHYDIVPEAVMDNVIVENKNQNKKVKK, encoded by the coding sequence ATGGCAAGAAATTTGAAGTATACAAGAAATATAGGAATTGCAGCACATATTGATGCAGGAAAAACTACTACTACAGAAAGAGTTTTGTTTTACACAGGTATTAACCACAAAATAGGAGAAGTTCATGATGGTGCAGCTACTATGGATTGGATGCAACAAGAACAAGAGCGTGGAATCACTATAACTTCTGCAGCAACATGTTGTGAATGGATGTATAATCAAAAAAAATATCAAATTAATATTATAGATACTCCAGGACATGTTGATTTTACTGTAGAAGTAGAAAGATCTATGAGAGTCTTAGATGGTATGGTAGTTTTATTTAGTTCCGTAGATGGAGTGGAGCCTCAATCTGAAACTGTATGGAGACAAGCAGATAAATATGGGATTCCTAGGATAGCTTTTGTTAATAAAATGGATCGTCAGGGTGCTGATTTTTTTAATGTTTGTTCTCAAATAAAAAAAATTTTAGGAGCGAATTCAGTTCCTATACAAATTCCTATAGGAATTGGGGATAATTTTCAAGGTGTTATAGATTTGATAGCTAATCAGGCAATTATATGGGATGATAAAAATTATGGAATGACTTATCAAAAAATTCCTATTCCAGATAATATGAAAAAGATAGTAAATGATCATAAAAATCAACTTATTGAAGCATTATCTGAATATGATGACAAAATAATGGAAAAATTTTTGTATTCTCCCCATTCTTCTATATCACAAAAAGAAATAATTCTTTCTTTACGAGAAAATACAATAAAAATGAAAATAATTCCTATTTTGTGTGGTTCTTCTTTTAAAAACAAAGGAGTCCAAACTATGTTAGATGCCATATGTAAATATTTGCCTTCTCCTCTTGATGTTAAAGATATAGTAGGAATAAATCCCATTAATCAAAAAGAAGAAAAGAGAAAACCTAACGAAAATGAACCTTTTTCCGCTTTAGCTTTTAAAATTTCAAGTGATCCTTTTGTTGGTCGACTAGCTTTCTTTAGAGTTTATTCTGGAAAAATAGAATCAGGTTCTTATAGTTTTAATGTTAGATCGGGAAATAAAGAACGTATTTCTAGGATATATCAAATGCATGCAAATAAACAAAATCCGGTTAGTAAAATCGGAGCAGGAGATATTGCAGCTGTAGTAGGTTTTAAAGATATTAAAACGGGAGATACTTTATGTGATGAGAAACATCCAATTTTACTGGAAAAAATATTTTTTCCTGAACCAGTAATTGGTTTGGCTATTGAACCTAAATATAAATCAGATATAGATAAAATGAGTTTAGCATTATCAAAATTAATGGAGGAAGATCCTACTTTTCAAGTTAGGACAGATAATTACACAGGTCAAACTATTATTTCTGGTATGGGAGAACTTCATTTAGAAATAATTGTTGATAGAATGAAACGAGAATTTAAAGTAGAAGTCAACCAAGGGAAACCTCAGGTAGAATATAAAGAAGCTTTAAGAAATTTAGTAGAACATAGAGAAATTTATAAAAAACAAACAGGAGGAAGAGGAAAATATGCAGATATTTTATTTAGACTTGAACCCGGAAATATAGGGGAATCTGGTTTAACTTTCATTAATAAAATAAAAGGAGGAAATATTCCAAAAGAATATATTCCTTCTATAGAAAAAGGATTTAAAGAAATGATGAAAAGTGGTCCTTTGTCTGGATATGAAATAGATAATGCAAAAGTAACCGTTTTAGATGGATCTTATCATTCTGTTGATTCTGATCAATTATCTTTTGAATTAGCAGGAAAGTTAGGTTTTAGAGAGGCTGCTAAAAAAGCTAAACCAATTCTTTTAGAACCAATTATGAAATTAGAAGTTTTAATTCCAGAAGAAAATATGGGAGATATAATAGGAGATTTAAATCGTAGAAGAGGAATTGTACAAAATATGAAGACTAAAAATAATATAAAAGTAATTCAAGCTTTGGTTCCATTATCGGAAATGTTTGGATATGTTACCGTATTACGAACACTATCTTCTGGTAGAGGCACCTCTGTTATGGAGTTTTCTCATTATGATATAGTTCCTGAAGCTGTGATGGATAATGTAATTGTAGAAAATAAAAATCAAAATAAAAAAGTAAAAAAATAA
- the rpsG gene encoding 30S ribosomal protein S7: MRKVKKKEKVYFPDPKFHDSLVTRFVNHLMKNGKKNIAYNIFYDAMKKIDIIKEKEEKSALEIWKEGLKNVMPHVEVRSRRMGGSNIQVPVPISSKSKITKAMKLLISCASIRHEKKMANKLAYEIWEAFKEQGEAVKRKENIHKMAEANKAFSHFRF, encoded by the coding sequence ATGAGAAAAGTAAAAAAAAAAGAAAAAGTATATTTTCCTGATCCTAAATTTCATGATTCTCTAGTTACACGTTTTGTGAATCATTTAATGAAAAATGGTAAAAAAAATATAGCTTATAATATATTTTATGATGCTATGAAAAAAATAGACATCATTAAAGAAAAAGAAGAAAAATCTGCGTTAGAAATATGGAAAGAAGGATTAAAAAATGTAATGCCTCATGTGGAAGTTAGAAGTCGTCGTATGGGTGGGTCAAATATTCAAGTTCCTGTTCCTATCTCTTCTAAGAGTAAGATAACAAAAGCAATGAAATTATTAATATCTTGTGCTTCTATTAGACATGAAAAAAAAATGGCTAATAAATTAGCATATGAAATATGGGAAGCTTTTAAAGAACAAGGAGAAGCAGTGAAAAGAAAAGAAAATATTCACAAAATGGCAGAAGCAAATAAAGCCTTTTCGCATTTTAGATTTTAG
- the rpsL gene encoding 30S ribosomal protein S12: protein MPTIQQLIRKGRTSVSKKRKSVALEYCPQKRGVCTRVYTTTPKKPNSAMRKVARVRFTNGREVISYITGEGHNLQEHSIVLVKGGRVKDLPGVKYKIVRGARDTAGVNGRKKSRSKYGAKIAKKD, encoded by the coding sequence ATGCCTACTATACAGCAGTTAATTAGAAAAGGACGTACTTCTGTTTCTAAAAAACGGAAATCTGTGGCTTTAGAATATTGTCCTCAGAAAAGAGGAGTTTGTACTAGGGTTTACACTACGACACCAAAAAAACCTAATTCCGCTATGCGGAAAGTTGCTCGTGTTCGTTTTACTAATGGAAGAGAGGTTATTAGTTATATAACAGGAGAAGGACATAATCTTCAAGAGCATTCAATTGTATTAGTGAAAGGAGGTAGAGTCAAGGATTTACCTGGTGTGAAATATAAAATAGTGCGTGGAGCCAGAGATACAGCTGGAGTTAATGGAAGAAAAAAAAGTAGAAGTAAATACGGAGCTAAAATAGCTAAAAAAGATTAA
- the map gene encoding type I methionyl aminopeptidase, translating to MIQLKTIEEIILIKKSAFLASKTLGMLAREIKPGINTLYLDKLAENFIRDHGGKPAFLGLYDFPNTLCVSPNHQVVHGIPNQLPLCEGDILSIDCGVYMNGFYGEHAYTFEVGKVSYNTKKFLDFSRKSLYIGISNCKSGNRIGDIGYSIQSFIEKHGYNVVKNLVGHGLGKNMHEDPKVPNFGEKGKGLKLKEGLVLSIEPMVNIGTSKVFFHKDGWTITTLDKKISSHYEHNVAIVDGSPCLLSTFRYIYKELNINTLEEEPFQNKKIYIDNI from the coding sequence TTGATACAATTAAAGACTATTGAAGAAATAATCCTAATCAAAAAAAGTGCTTTTTTAGCTTCCAAAACATTAGGAATGTTAGCAAGAGAAATTAAACCAGGAATTAATACGCTTTATTTAGATAAACTTGCAGAAAATTTTATTCGTGATCATGGTGGTAAACCAGCTTTTTTAGGATTATATGACTTTCCAAATACTTTATGTGTTTCTCCAAATCATCAAGTTGTACATGGAATTCCAAATCAACTTCCTTTATGTGAAGGAGATATTTTATCTATAGATTGTGGTGTTTACATGAATGGATTTTATGGAGAACATGCTTATACTTTTGAAGTAGGAAAAGTATCTTATAATACAAAAAAATTTTTAGATTTTTCTAGAAAATCTCTTTATATTGGAATCTCTAATTGTAAAAGTGGAAATAGAATTGGAGATATAGGTTATTCAATTCAATCTTTTATTGAAAAACATGGCTACAATGTGGTAAAAAATCTTGTAGGCCATGGATTAGGTAAAAATATGCATGAAGATCCAAAAGTACCAAATTTTGGAGAAAAAGGAAAAGGCCTGAAATTAAAAGAAGGATTAGTTCTTTCTATAGAACCAATGGTAAATATTGGTACATCTAAAGTTTTTTTTCACAAAGATGGATGGACAATAACGACTTTAGATAAAAAGATTTCATCTCACTATGAACATAATGTAGCTATTGTAGATGGATCTCCTTGTTTACTTTCAACTTTTCGTTATATTTATAAAGAACTTAATATTAACACATTAGAAGAAGAACCTTTTCAAAATAAAAAAATTTATATTGATAATATTTGA
- the gpmI gene encoding 2,3-bisphosphoglycerate-independent phosphoglycerate mutase has product MKKLMLIILDGWGISNHKNCYYSAIEQAFTPFIDHCSIHYPYSQLKASGSDVGLPKGQMGNSEVGHINLGSGRKIIQSLEKINISIKNNFFLKKIDVFFNKISISNKRIHFIGLLSDGGVHSHMDHLFYLLKIAKKKKIKDVFIHVFTDGRDSSPKKSIFYIKKLLNVTKKYVGKLSSVIGRYYSMDRDQKWERTKKAYDAMVHSKGMYTKNILLSIEKLYQNGITDEFISPLIIVDENEIPISRIKDGDAVFCFNFRSDRSRQITELLTENDISSSFSKMKKLSLSYYITMTCFNSKYKGIHVLFEKEYLSNTLGEILEKEGKQQIRIAETEKYPHVTFFFSGGRENPFDKEVRILCESPKIPTYDLKPEMSAENIVKKIIPELKRKQSDFICLNFANPDMVGHTGKMKETIQACEFVDKCVKFCSEEATKNSYAVIIVGDHGNADYMINPDGTPHTAHTTSLVPFILLDRDIKKKDVLLKKEGVLSDVAPTILELMKLPIPKIMSGTSIIINKK; this is encoded by the coding sequence ATGAAAAAATTAATGTTAATAATTTTAGATGGTTGGGGAATATCTAACCATAAAAACTGTTATTATTCTGCAATAGAACAGGCTTTTACTCCATTTATTGATCACTGTTCTATACATTATCCTTATAGTCAATTAAAAGCATCAGGATCTGATGTTGGATTACCTAAAGGACAAATGGGTAATTCAGAAGTGGGTCATATTAATTTAGGATCTGGACGTAAAATAATTCAAAGTCTGGAAAAAATTAATATTTCTATTAAAAATAATTTTTTTTTAAAAAAAATAGATGTTTTTTTTAATAAAATCTCTATTTCTAACAAAAGAATTCATTTTATTGGATTATTATCTGATGGGGGAGTTCATTCACATATGGACCATCTATTTTATTTACTTAAAATAGCCAAAAAAAAGAAAATAAAAGATGTTTTTATACATGTTTTTACAGATGGAAGAGATTCTTCTCCAAAAAAGAGCATTTTTTATATCAAAAAACTTTTAAATGTGACTAAAAAATATGTTGGAAAATTGTCTTCTGTTATTGGAAGATATTATTCAATGGATCGTGATCAAAAATGGGAACGAACTAAAAAAGCATATGATGCAATGGTTCATTCAAAAGGAATGTATACTAAAAATATTCTTTTATCTATAGAAAAATTGTATCAAAATGGAATAACAGATGAATTTATATCTCCTTTAATAATTGTTGATGAAAATGAAATTCCTATTTCTAGAATTAAGGATGGAGATGCTGTTTTTTGTTTTAATTTTCGTTCTGATCGTTCTAGACAAATTACAGAACTTTTAACGGAAAATGATATTTCTTCTTCATTTTCAAAAATGAAGAAATTAAGTTTATCTTATTATATAACTATGACTTGTTTTAATTCTAAATACAAAGGAATTCATGTTCTTTTTGAAAAAGAATATTTATCAAATACTTTAGGAGAAATTTTAGAAAAAGAAGGAAAACAACAAATACGTATAGCTGAAACAGAAAAGTATCCACATGTTACCTTCTTTTTCTCTGGAGGAAGAGAAAATCCTTTTGATAAAGAAGTCAGGATTTTATGTGAATCACCTAAAATTCCTACTTATGATTTAAAACCTGAAATGAGTGCAGAAAATATTGTGAAAAAAATTATTCCAGAATTGAAAAGAAAACAATCAGATTTTATTTGTTTGAATTTTGCTAATCCGGATATGGTTGGCCATACTGGAAAAATGAAAGAAACAATACAAGCATGTGAATTTGTTGATAAATGCGTTAAATTTTGTTCTGAAGAAGCTACAAAAAATTCGTACGCCGTTATTATTGTTGGAGATCATGGAAATGCAGATTACATGATAAATCCAGATGGAACACCTCATACAGCTCATACTACATCTTTAGTTCCTTTTATTCTTTTAGATAGAGATATCAAAAAAAAAGATGTTCTTTTAAAGAAAGAAGGAGTTTTATCTGATGTTGCTCCTACTATTTTGGAATTAATGAAATTACCGATTCCTAAAATTATGAGTGGAACTTCTATAATCATAAATAAAAAATAA
- the tsf gene encoding translation elongation factor Ts — protein sequence MKISVEEVNKLRKITGIGIMSCKKALIQSNGNINDAIYILRKKGEKVAINRSLYEMKYGALIASVNSNHSCGTIIGVSCETDFLSKNSEFLDFLSILSKQSLLFNNKFDFLHSSYNKYKSIQEMIVNQMGIVGEKLELKIFEKIDSPFVMNYTHNTNKIATLVGFSNQTNIFVAKNIAMHVAAMNPIAINEKGISSLLIDEEIKIIEYQIKKENKSDHIKKKIIQGKIEKFLLENTLLNQKFIKDNKITVQRYLNQNDKNLKINLFKRASI from the coding sequence ATGAAAATTTCTGTAGAAGAAGTTAATAAACTTAGAAAAATAACAGGAATTGGAATTATGTCTTGTAAAAAAGCATTGATTCAATCTAACGGAAATATTAATGATGCTATTTATATTTTAAGAAAAAAAGGAGAAAAAGTAGCAATCAATCGTTCATTATATGAAATGAAATATGGGGCTCTTATTGCTTCCGTTAATTCTAATCATTCTTGTGGAACAATTATAGGAGTTAGTTGCGAAACTGATTTTTTATCTAAAAATTCTGAATTTTTAGATTTTTTATCCATTCTATCAAAACAATCATTGTTATTCAATAACAAATTTGACTTTTTACATAGTTCATATAACAAATACAAAAGTATACAAGAAATGATTGTAAATCAAATGGGTATCGTAGGAGAAAAATTAGAATTAAAAATATTTGAAAAAATAGATTCTCCATTTGTTATGAACTACACTCACAACACTAATAAAATTGCAACATTAGTTGGTTTTTCTAATCAAACAAACATATTTGTCGCAAAAAATATAGCTATGCATGTAGCTGCTATGAATCCTATAGCTATTAATGAAAAAGGAATTTCTAGTTTATTAATTGATGAAGAAATTAAAATTATTGAATATCAAATAAAAAAAGAAAATAAATCTGATCATATCAAGAAAAAAATAATTCAAGGTAAAATTGAAAAATTTTTATTAGAAAACACTTTACTTAATCAAAAATTTATAAAAGACAATAAAATAACTGTTCAAAGATATTTAAATCAAAATGATAAAAATTTAAAAATAAATCTCTTTAAGAGAGCTAGTATTTAA
- the rpsB gene encoding 30S ribosomal protein S2 produces MKINIEDLLKAGVHFGHIARKWNPNMRPFIFMKKGGIHIIDLSKTILKLKEACEELKKIAKNGKKILLVGTKAQAREKVFSYAKSVNMPCITERWLGGLLTNFTTIRKSVKKMSNIEKMKKNGTFDTLSKKERLLIDRLYAKLYKNLGSISNMNHIPGGIFLIDPNQEKIALTEAIKLKIPIFAMVDTNTNPNDIQYPIPSNDDSSKSIDIILKFVSEAIQHGIYIHKNERENKNFINKKL; encoded by the coding sequence ATGAAAATCAATATTGAAGACTTATTAAAAGCTGGAGTACATTTTGGACATATTGCACGAAAATGGAATCCTAACATGCGTCCTTTTATTTTTATGAAAAAAGGAGGAATTCATATTATAGATTTATCAAAAACCATTTTAAAATTAAAGGAAGCTTGTGAAGAATTAAAAAAAATAGCAAAAAATGGAAAAAAAATATTATTGGTAGGAACAAAAGCTCAAGCTAGAGAAAAAGTTTTTTCATATGCTAAAAGTGTTAACATGCCTTGCATAACAGAAAGATGGTTGGGAGGATTACTAACAAATTTTACAACAATTCGCAAGTCTGTAAAAAAAATGAGTAATATAGAAAAAATGAAAAAAAATGGAACTTTTGATACATTATCTAAAAAAGAAAGATTATTAATAGACCGATTGTATGCTAAATTATATAAAAATTTAGGAAGTATTTCAAATATGAATCACATACCAGGTGGTATTTTTTTGATAGATCCAAATCAAGAAAAAATAGCTTTGACTGAAGCCATAAAATTAAAAATCCCCATTTTTGCAATGGTAGATACTAATACAAATCCTAACGATATTCAATATCCTATTCCTTCTAATGATGATTCTTCTAAATCTATAGATATTATTTTGAAATTTGTGTCAGAAGCAATTCAACATGGAATTTATATCCATAAAAATGAACGAGAAAATAAAAATTTTATAAATAAAAAATTATGA